In the Anastrepha obliqua isolate idAnaObli1 chromosome 1, idAnaObli1_1.0, whole genome shotgun sequence genome, one interval contains:
- the LOC129243128 gene encoding probable serine/threonine-protein kinase clkA, producing the protein MLTNKIDTPFRIHVDQGISMHALQTKYSNIKALDDPRAILQRYRKNSNNTYNKQGNTNANTNTNANTNTSTTHKNATQNNQFASNNNNTKQNQGGRPNTNNNAGPPQSDQVNQQSYNRSQPTQNPNFKPNYNNKGNSSKQTRMSHMSVDTQKNDPTPMEIGTLEENQAEEEEKEQSDSDNDSDFVCAQNIPSGSNGRSIETSHDIGCENLSETSSTPGSAINRELVGVSKILFSEKFFKIVETA; encoded by the exons ATGCTAACGAATAAAATAGACACTCCATTCAGGATTCATGTCGATCAGGGCATATCTATGCATGCTTTACAAacgaaatattcaaatattaaagcACTGGACGACCCCAGAGCTATTTTACAGAGGTATAGAAAAAATTCGAACAATACCTATAACAAACAGGGTAACACTAACGCTAACACCAACACTAACGCTAACACTAACACTAGCACCACTCATAAAAACGCAACCCAGAATAATCAGTTTGCtagtaataataacaatacCAAACAGAATCAGGGTGGCCGGCCAAACACCAATAATAACGCCGGCCCACCTCAGAGTGACCAAGTCAACCAACAGTCGTATAATAGGTCACAACCCACCCAAAACCCAAATTTTAAACCTAACTATAACAACAAGGGTAACAGCTCAAAACAGACAAGAATGTCTCATATGAGCGTTGACACTCAAAAGAATGATCCCACACCCATGGAGATTGGGACTTTAGAAGAAAATCaggcagaagaagaagagaaagaacAG TCCGATAGTGATAATGATTCAGATTTTGTTTGCGCACAAAATATTCCAAGTGGTTCAAACGGTCGGAGCATAGAAACAAGTCACGATATTGGATGTGAAAATTTAAGTGAAACTTCAAGTACACCAGGTTCGGCGATAAACAGAGAATTGGTTGGTGTCAGTAAAATTCTCTTTagtgaaaaatttttcaaaattgtggaGACG GCTTAA